CCTGATCTTGCCGAAAGCTGGACCGTGAACCCGCAGGATCAGAAGGTCTGGACCTTCAAGCTGCGCAAGGGCGTCAAGTTCCACGACGGGTCCGACTTCAACGCCGATGCGGTGGTGTGGAACTTCGACAAACTGATGAAGCCCGACGCGCCGCAGTTCGATCAGGCCCAGTCCAATCAGGCCGCGTCCTACGATGCGAACATCGCCTCCTGGCGCAAGATCGACGATTATACGGTTGAGATCGCCACCAAGCGCGTGGACGCCGTGCTGATCTACAATCTCGCCGGTCTTTTCATGTCGAGCCCAAAGCGCTGGGAAGAGGTGGGCAAAGACTGGGCGAAGTTCGCCGAGAAGCCGTCCGGCACCGGGCCATGGATCCTGGAGAGCTTCAAGCCGCGCGAACGCGCCGAACTGGTGCGCAACACCGAACACTGGGACAAGACCCGCATCCCAAAGTCCGAACGGCTGATCCTGCTGCCCATGCCCGACGCCAACACCCGCGTCGCGGCCCTCCTCTCCGGGCAGGTCGACTGGATCGAGGCGCCGCCGCCGGATGCGGTGCCGCGCCTGAAGTCCCAGAAGATGCAGATCGTCACCAATCTCTATCCGCACATCTGGCCCTACCAGCTCTCTTACCTTGAGGATTCGCCGTTCAAGGACATTCGGATCCGCAAGGCGGCCAACCTCGCCATTGATCGCGACGGGATCGTGAAGATGCTCGGCGGCCTCGCCGCGCCTGCCAAGGGCATGGTCGACGAAAAGCACCCCTGGTTCGGCAAGCCCACCTTCGAGATCAAATATGATCCGGAAGGCGCCAAGAAACTGCTGAAGGACGCGGGCTACGGGCCGGACAAGCCGGTGAAGGCCAAGTTCATCATCTCACCCTCCGGCTCCGGCCAGATGCAGCCGCTGCCCATGAACGAGTTCATCAAGGAGAAC
The Azorhizobium caulinodans ORS 571 genome window above contains:
- a CDS encoding ABC transporter substrate-binding protein — translated: MQLLSGASLTAVSLMDTELGQMVGLGAGPAQAQSKPGVLRVAMTAADIPLTTGQPSQGAEGIRFMGITLYDGLTRWDLSKADQAAQVIPDLAESWTVNPQDQKVWTFKLRKGVKFHDGSDFNADAVVWNFDKLMKPDAPQFDQAQSNQAASYDANIASWRKIDDYTVEIATKRVDAVLIYNLAGLFMSSPKRWEEVGKDWAKFAEKPSGTGPWILESFKPRERAELVRNTEHWDKTRIPKSERLILLPMPDANTRVAALLSGQVDWIEAPPPDAVPRLKSQKMQIVTNLYPHIWPYQLSYLEDSPFKDIRIRKAANLAIDRDGIVKMLGGLAAPAKGMVDEKHPWFGKPTFEIKYDPEGAKKLLKDAGYGPDKPVKAKFIISPSGSGQMQPLPMNEFIKENFKDVGIDLEFEVLDWEALRARRRLGAWAPENKGRHGINNSWAYWDPDIGLIGTAASFAKVPGGFNWGDFNDAKTDELSTKAKAAFDPVEQNKILAELHSHLVDQAMWIWVVHDLNPRALRPNVKGFVQAQSWFQDLTPVSVT